A DNA window from Luteolibacter luteus contains the following coding sequences:
- a CDS encoding lipopolysaccharide biosynthesis protein, which translates to MQATVSTDPSHAARRDRSIKLAVVTSFVSKAGTALFQLLSIPVAIRVLGREEFGLYTTVNFTLATVALLQVGIGPALAHGLSGAKARGNEGESRRLASTAFFMMLGMALIAGILLSAVLLSVPLPSLFGSEFAMKEGVLRPALWTGLGLFLLLFVLNLTDRVREGLLEASSNNLWGACGNVIAAIAVGVGVFFVPQVWFLVLAVHGSMVLAKLFNTISLWKKHPDTRPAWTCFQWPVAKHLFTDGLAFSACTLVAGIVEYNIAGWLVGRSGGPSATAMYGVFVSLTIMQLGFVMMLSTPTWPAVAEALARADVPWAKRAARRLYLYGSGFALCSAAGLILLGPWAFSIWLGKEFADTPRTLLACYGAYFVAHVWRHLNHALMIGTGQVGRLARVQFVESALVAIVAVLALKWGGIGTMLLSMASVMVAVTGCSLPRLVAHGLRLQREPAPDLAEPAKAGYGG; encoded by the coding sequence ATGCAAGCCACGGTGTCCACCGACCCAAGCCACGCCGCCCGCCGCGATCGCTCGATCAAGCTGGCGGTGGTCACCTCCTTTGTCTCGAAGGCTGGAACCGCGCTTTTTCAATTGCTCTCGATTCCGGTTGCGATCCGCGTGCTGGGGCGTGAGGAATTCGGCCTCTATACCACGGTGAATTTCACCTTGGCCACGGTGGCCTTGCTGCAGGTGGGTATCGGCCCCGCGCTGGCACACGGCCTGTCCGGCGCGAAGGCGAGGGGAAATGAAGGGGAATCACGCCGTCTGGCCTCCACGGCCTTCTTCATGATGTTGGGCATGGCCCTGATTGCGGGAATCTTGCTTTCGGCAGTGTTGCTTTCGGTGCCACTGCCTTCGCTCTTCGGTTCGGAGTTCGCGATGAAGGAAGGCGTGCTGCGCCCGGCATTGTGGACCGGGCTGGGGTTGTTCCTGCTGCTCTTCGTCCTGAATCTCACCGACCGGGTTCGCGAAGGCTTGCTTGAGGCCTCTTCTAACAATCTGTGGGGCGCCTGTGGAAATGTCATTGCGGCGATCGCCGTGGGAGTAGGCGTGTTTTTCGTGCCGCAGGTCTGGTTCCTCGTGCTTGCGGTCCACGGCTCCATGGTGCTTGCGAAGCTCTTCAACACGATCTCGCTTTGGAAGAAACATCCCGATACCCGGCCGGCTTGGACTTGTTTCCAATGGCCGGTGGCGAAGCACCTCTTTACCGATGGCCTTGCCTTCTCCGCGTGCACGCTCGTGGCGGGCATCGTGGAATACAATATCGCGGGCTGGCTGGTGGGTCGTAGCGGAGGTCCTTCCGCCACGGCGATGTATGGCGTTTTTGTTTCTCTCACCATCATGCAGCTTGGCTTCGTGATGATGCTCAGCACGCCGACCTGGCCGGCAGTGGCGGAGGCGCTCGCCCGGGCTGACGTGCCGTGGGCGAAACGTGCGGCACGGCGCCTTTATCTCTACGGCAGCGGCTTTGCACTCTGCTCTGCCGCGGGTCTGATCCTGCTGGGCCCATGGGCCTTCTCGATCTGGCTTGGAAAGGAATTCGCTGATACGCCGCGGACCTTGCTGGCCTGCTACGGCGCTTACTTCGTGGCGCACGTCTGGCGCCATCTCAACCACGCCCTGATGATCGGGACAGGTCAGGTCGGGCGTTTGGCGCGGGTGCAGTTCGTGGAATCGGCCTTGGTGGCGATCGTCGCGGTGCTCGCGCTGAAATGGGGTGGCATTGGAACCATGCTGCTCTCCATGGCCTCAGTCATGGTGGCGGTGACCGG
- a CDS encoding polysaccharide biosynthesis/export family protein yields MNVKLFLILCTVLGALTALTWGQSPAAGRASGVIGKLDSVEIRVFREDELTTAGQLSADGSITMPLIGAVKMVGLTTDQAAAAIKAKLKDGYLINPQVSVSIEGRIRRTVTVLGQAQNPGVFEIPADRKLTVVEAIGMAGGATRIANTKKITLKRNGGARPQVLNLNLKDITSGKTADLQLRDGDVITIPESLF; encoded by the coding sequence ATGAATGTGAAACTTTTTCTGATCCTGTGCACCGTGCTGGGAGCGCTGACGGCCCTCACGTGGGGGCAATCTCCGGCGGCCGGCCGCGCTTCCGGGGTTATCGGCAAGCTCGATTCGGTCGAAATCCGCGTCTTCCGTGAGGATGAACTCACCACCGCCGGACAACTTTCGGCGGACGGCAGCATCACGATGCCGCTGATCGGCGCGGTGAAGATGGTTGGCCTTACCACCGATCAAGCCGCTGCTGCCATCAAGGCCAAGCTGAAGGACGGCTACCTGATCAACCCGCAGGTCAGCGTTTCGATCGAAGGCCGGATCCGCCGCACGGTCACCGTCTTGGGCCAAGCCCAGAATCCGGGGGTCTTCGAAATCCCCGCCGACCGCAAATTGACCGTCGTGGAAGCCATCGGCATGGCCGGCGGTGCCACCCGCATCGCAAATACGAAAAAGATCACCCTCAAGCGGAATGGCGGAGCCCGCCCGCAGGTTCTCAATTTGAACCTGAAGGACATCACGTCCGGCAAGACCGCGGATCTGCAACTGCGGGATGGTGACGTGATCACTATCCCCGAAAGCCTGTTCTAA
- a CDS encoding sugar transferase yields MAHQKLVAVSFLGDAAVVFIAMILAYLLRFESDLQHMGIDDPAIDLRAYLGHVIFGGVLMLAMLANFRVHDPRNYLAIRRTFTVIFKTCVLWFVGFLGISLILKLNPAISRVYCVLGATSSLVLLCAWRWFLYCVLRRESFAQALRQKAIFVGWNEECGRALDRLGEGRANQINVHGVVLPPGGQLEMAPPANVPVLGSYDSFRDVVRNSGADLIMAVDGCMDRHQMLMLAETCGKEFVDFKLVPSCFQILVSGLQIESFHGMPVLGIGKLPLHHAFNNALKRGIDVLGALVGLVLFAPVITVFCLAVWMESRGPVFYRQRRIGLNGRPFEIYKIRSMRLDAEAAGSPGWTVKDDPRRLKIGSFMREWNIDELPQFFNVLCGEMSLVGPRPERPELIENFKEEIPHYNVRHNIKPGVTGWAQVNGLRGDTCLRERVKFDLDYIENWNFFLDLQIMVMTFFSRKGAC; encoded by the coding sequence ATGGCTCACCAAAAGCTCGTCGCCGTGAGCTTTCTCGGCGATGCCGCCGTGGTATTCATCGCGATGATCCTAGCGTACTTGCTACGCTTTGAGTCCGATCTCCAGCATATGGGGATCGATGATCCTGCCATCGATCTGCGCGCTTACCTCGGCCACGTCATCTTTGGCGGCGTGCTGATGCTGGCGATGCTGGCAAACTTCCGGGTGCATGATCCCCGGAACTACCTCGCGATCCGCCGGACGTTTACCGTCATCTTCAAGACTTGCGTGCTGTGGTTCGTCGGCTTCCTTGGGATTTCCCTGATCCTGAAGCTGAATCCCGCGATCAGCCGGGTTTACTGCGTGCTTGGCGCGACGAGTTCCCTGGTCCTGCTCTGCGCTTGGCGTTGGTTCCTTTACTGTGTGCTGCGCCGCGAGTCCTTCGCCCAGGCCTTGCGCCAGAAGGCAATCTTCGTCGGCTGGAATGAAGAATGCGGCCGCGCGCTGGATCGTCTCGGAGAAGGCCGTGCCAACCAGATCAATGTCCATGGCGTGGTCCTGCCGCCAGGCGGTCAACTGGAGATGGCTCCGCCGGCAAACGTGCCGGTGCTCGGCTCCTACGATTCGTTCCGCGATGTGGTTCGGAATTCGGGTGCGGATTTGATCATGGCCGTGGATGGCTGCATGGACCGTCACCAGATGCTCATGCTGGCTGAGACCTGCGGCAAGGAGTTCGTGGACTTCAAGCTCGTGCCGAGTTGCTTCCAGATCCTTGTTTCCGGGCTGCAGATCGAGAGCTTCCACGGAATGCCGGTCCTTGGCATCGGCAAGCTGCCGCTGCATCACGCGTTCAATAATGCCCTGAAGCGGGGCATCGATGTGCTGGGTGCCTTGGTCGGCTTGGTGCTCTTTGCTCCGGTGATCACCGTCTTCTGCTTGGCCGTGTGGATGGAATCGCGCGGTCCGGTCTTCTACCGTCAGCGCCGCATTGGCCTGAACGGCCGCCCTTTTGAAATCTACAAAATCCGCTCCATGCGTCTCGATGCCGAGGCAGCAGGGAGCCCGGGCTGGACGGTGAAGGACGATCCGCGCCGCTTGAAGATCGGCAGCTTCATGCGCGAGTGGAATATCGACGAGCTTCCGCAGTTCTTCAACGTGCTGTGCGGGGAGATGAGCCTCGTGGGCCCGCGCCCCGAGCGCCCCGAACTCATCGAGAACTTCAAGGAAGAGATCCCGCACTACAACGTGCGCCACAACATCAAGCCCGGCGTTACCGGCTGGGCTCAGGTGAATGGCCTGCGCGGCGACACCTGCCTGCGCGAGCGCGTGAAGTTCGACCTCGACTACATCGAGAACTGGAACTTCTTCCTCGATCTCCAGATCATGGTGATGACCTTCTTTAGCCGGAAGGGTGCCTGCTAG
- a CDS encoding GumC family protein, translated as MASPRKPDYPLAASPSKSGELANVSPTLYLPKVEPGRLVGIVLRRGWLAVLGVVLAVAAMALYLKGAPKIYIATGSVEVSSHAPRVLNIDGLSPEDSKDLEQLRTIERNMASTALLLRVLKENGLQEAKDFAPPGTSEQGVLGIFAKRVRVELDRGTRVVVISVEDTDPQRAKVLVESLVKEYDLWIKDRRETQARQASQGLALEEAKLRQEMEAAGAVLQQFREEHPVPGLDEKDLAGSGGSQLGNLNAQLSQAKTERLRLEAEFEAFKKFDPADPDSLAGISRSTNAEGVTSQIRALQAKELEFARLKERYGPKHPVYKETEQEVLSLKDDLAEAVSSAGQALEKSYHVAMENEAKLQGEVDGARTVAVGVEGIRARFDVLKREAEAARELHATVDKRLRETTLASAVAASSLSWAEPPFVPEKASKPNKRVLLPVAAFVGMLMGGFMMVGLELADGRVRDAAAAARATGVPLLTSLPAIAAGREGDMVLLSDPASPAAESIRRLRAVLLPPQTNPNARTVLFASVLPGEGRSLCAMNYAASLAMQGQRTLLLDADMRRPGLSRQHVNGSSGGLGDYLDARADPASACYPTSLPNLYLLSSGPMRDDAAELLSGTRFPVLLEDAYRWFDAVVIDSPPVLSVSDALAISRYADRVCMVVRQNANERRHLRKSAELIRSAGGNLVGFVWNELPFRGKGEASHEPVVPVHHPALASSSSGVTVANGAVDARGDAGDDQSSPIT; from the coding sequence ATGGCATCCCCCCGAAAACCGGATTACCCGCTTGCGGCTTCACCTTCGAAGTCCGGCGAGCTGGCGAATGTTTCACCCACGCTCTATCTGCCGAAGGTCGAGCCCGGCCGCCTTGTCGGCATCGTCCTGCGGCGCGGCTGGTTGGCCGTGCTAGGCGTGGTCCTCGCCGTCGCGGCGATGGCGCTCTATCTGAAGGGCGCTCCGAAGATCTACATCGCCACCGGCTCGGTGGAAGTCAGCAGCCATGCACCGCGGGTGCTTAATATCGATGGTCTCTCGCCGGAAGACTCCAAGGATCTCGAACAACTCCGCACCATCGAGCGCAACATGGCCTCGACCGCGCTGCTGCTGCGGGTGTTAAAGGAGAATGGCCTGCAAGAGGCGAAGGATTTCGCCCCGCCGGGCACCAGTGAGCAGGGAGTGCTCGGTATCTTTGCCAAGCGCGTCCGGGTCGAGCTCGACCGGGGCACCCGCGTGGTGGTGATCAGCGTGGAAGACACCGATCCCCAGCGGGCCAAGGTGCTCGTGGAATCGCTGGTGAAGGAATACGACCTTTGGATCAAGGATCGTCGCGAAACCCAGGCTCGCCAGGCCAGCCAAGGTCTTGCCTTGGAGGAGGCGAAGCTGCGGCAGGAGATGGAGGCCGCCGGTGCCGTGCTCCAACAGTTCCGTGAGGAGCACCCGGTTCCTGGACTCGATGAAAAGGATCTCGCCGGCTCGGGTGGCAGCCAGCTGGGCAACTTGAATGCCCAGCTTTCCCAGGCAAAGACCGAGCGCCTGCGCCTCGAAGCCGAGTTTGAAGCTTTCAAGAAGTTCGATCCCGCGGATCCGGATTCCTTGGCGGGAATCAGCCGCAGCACGAATGCCGAAGGTGTGACCAGCCAGATCCGGGCCTTGCAGGCGAAGGAGTTGGAATTTGCGAGGCTCAAGGAGCGCTACGGCCCGAAGCACCCGGTTTACAAGGAGACCGAGCAGGAAGTTCTAAGCCTCAAGGATGATCTCGCGGAAGCCGTGAGCTCTGCCGGACAGGCCCTCGAAAAGAGCTACCATGTCGCGATGGAGAACGAGGCCAAGCTGCAGGGTGAGGTGGATGGAGCTCGCACGGTGGCGGTGGGAGTCGAGGGCATCCGCGCCCGCTTCGATGTCCTGAAGCGGGAAGCCGAGGCTGCCCGCGAGCTGCATGCCACCGTGGACAAGCGGCTGCGGGAAACGACCTTGGCCAGTGCGGTTGCCGCATCGTCACTTTCCTGGGCGGAGCCGCCCTTTGTTCCGGAAAAGGCCTCGAAGCCTAACAAGCGGGTCCTCTTGCCGGTCGCGGCCTTCGTGGGCATGTTGATGGGAGGCTTCATGATGGTCGGCCTCGAGCTGGCGGATGGCCGCGTGCGGGATGCCGCGGCGGCGGCTCGGGCCACCGGCGTCCCGCTTCTAACCAGCCTGCCGGCCATTGCTGCCGGGAGGGAAGGGGACATGGTCCTGCTTTCGGATCCCGCCTCACCGGCAGCGGAGTCGATTCGCCGCCTGCGTGCGGTATTGCTTCCGCCCCAGACCAATCCCAATGCCCGGACCGTTCTCTTCGCCAGCGTCTTGCCGGGCGAGGGACGTTCCCTCTGCGCCATGAACTACGCCGCCTCGCTGGCCATGCAGGGCCAGCGGACCCTTCTGTTGGATGCGGACATGCGGCGTCCCGGATTGAGCCGACAGCACGTCAACGGGAGCTCCGGAGGGCTGGGGGATTATCTGGACGCCAGGGCGGATCCCGCGAGCGCCTGCTATCCCACCTCTCTGCCGAATCTCTACCTGCTTTCTTCCGGCCCGATGCGGGATGATGCCGCGGAGCTCCTGTCCGGCACCCGGTTTCCCGTCCTGTTGGAAGATGCCTACCGTTGGTTCGACGCGGTGGTGATCGATAGTCCGCCTGTTCTTTCTGTTAGTGATGCGCTCGCTATTTCCCGCTATGCGGACCGCGTTTGCATGGTCGTGCGCCAGAATGCCAACGAGCGCCGCCATCTGCGGAAGTCTGCCGAGCTGATCCGTTCGGCCGGCGGAAATTTGGTGGGATTTGTCTGGAATGAGCTCCCGTTCCGGGGCAAAGGAGAAGCCTCCCACGAGCCTGTTGTCCCTGTCCACCATCCGGCGCTTGCCAGCTCCAGTTCCGGTGTGACTGTCGCCAACGGCGCGGTGGACGCCCGTGGAGATGCTGGTGATGACCAGTCCTCCCCGATCACGTAA